A single window of Methanoregula sp. DNA harbors:
- a CDS encoding DUF2099 family protein translates to MAGPANDEHIIEAIGRCRIVVRNGIVVEVGDPIIKDCPLAKRFAYPIPAITKDEVAKNIAHRIKSFGMCTERREVLDNREFVGFGASELLSFALLTGLLDAVVLACDGAGTVIATTPGLVQGIGGRMSGLVRTSPIHTVMDRIEENHGIVPDRKTARIDQPAGVALARKRGYRNIAVTVADAGTAEEIRAAYPDTMIVAVHVSGLSHDDAQRLVAVSDIVTACASKPVREIAGKKALVQAGTAIPVFAMSEKGKQIIVRKMAQSTDPFLVKTTKLPVSTGSQPEPLV, encoded by the coding sequence ATGGCGGGACCTGCAAATGACGAACATATCATAGAGGCGATCGGGAGATGCCGGATCGTGGTCCGGAACGGTATTGTTGTCGAAGTTGGGGATCCGATCATCAAAGACTGCCCGCTGGCAAAGAGGTTCGCATATCCCATACCTGCAATCACAAAAGACGAGGTTGCAAAAAACATTGCGCACCGTATTAAATCGTTTGGCATGTGCACGGAGCGCCGGGAAGTCCTTGACAACAGGGAATTTGTCGGGTTCGGGGCATCGGAACTGCTCAGCTTTGCACTTTTAACCGGACTGCTGGATGCTGTTGTCCTTGCCTGTGATGGGGCAGGGACCGTGATCGCGACAACACCCGGCCTTGTGCAGGGTATCGGCGGCAGGATGTCGGGACTGGTCAGGACATCCCCTATCCATACCGTGATGGACCGGATTGAAGAGAACCATGGGATCGTACCCGATCGAAAAACCGCCCGCATCGACCAGCCCGCGGGTGTCGCCCTTGCAAGAAAAAGAGGATACAGAAACATTGCGGTCACAGTCGCTGACGCAGGGACCGCGGAGGAGATCCGCGCAGCATACCCGGATACCATGATCGTAGCTGTTCACGTATCCGGGCTCTCCCATGACGATGCTCAACGGCTTGTTGCCGTTTCCGACATCGTGACTGCCTGCGCATCAAAACCGGTCCGCGAGATTGCAGGAAAAAAAGCGCTGGTGCAGGCAGGTACTGCAATCCCGGTCTTTGCGATGAGCGAGAAGGGCAAGCAGATAATTGTCCGGAAGATGGCGCAGTCGACAGACCCATTCCTTGTCAAGACCACAAAACTCCCGGTCAGTACGGGTTCCCAGCCGGAACCCCTTGTCTGA
- the rnz gene encoding ribonuclease Z produces MSGETLHVHFLGTAGALPTPQRNPSCIMIRHGSDTLLFDCGEGAQQQMMRARTGFCVDGIFVTHWHADHFLGIFGLVQTLSFNGRTQPLIIYGPSWVHEFVTTLHNVGKHNLGFTVEPVELSDGSWIRFNGYTVTAFSVSHGMPALGYVFEEDPRPGKFDRGRAIELGVPAGPLFGRLQRGETITVEKDGVEQVIKPSDVMGMPRPGRKVVYTGDTGPVPLKIAAVAQDADLLIHDATYDDSETVRASEFYHATAGQAGEAAAAAEVRMLALIHISSRYITPEVHIEDAKKKYFGPIIAPQDLDMIEVPFRK; encoded by the coding sequence ATGAGTGGTGAGACGCTTCATGTCCATTTCCTCGGTACAGCGGGTGCTCTCCCGACTCCTCAGCGCAATCCGTCCTGTATCATGATCCGGCACGGCTCTGACACGCTCCTCTTTGACTGCGGAGAGGGGGCCCAGCAGCAGATGATGCGGGCAAGAACGGGATTTTGCGTCGATGGGATCTTTGTCACCCACTGGCACGCCGACCACTTCCTTGGTATCTTCGGGCTTGTACAGACGCTCTCCTTTAATGGCAGGACACAGCCACTTATCATCTACGGCCCGTCATGGGTTCATGAATTTGTGACCACCCTGCATAACGTAGGAAAGCATAATCTCGGGTTTACAGTTGAACCGGTGGAACTTTCCGACGGATCATGGATCCGGTTCAACGGCTATACAGTCACTGCATTTTCTGTCAGCCACGGCATGCCGGCCCTCGGTTATGTATTTGAGGAGGACCCCCGCCCGGGAAAATTTGACCGCGGGCGGGCGATCGAGCTGGGTGTCCCTGCAGGGCCGCTCTTTGGCAGGCTCCAGCGCGGAGAGACAATAACTGTGGAAAAAGACGGAGTAGAACAGGTTATCAAGCCATCAGACGTGATGGGGATGCCCCGTCCGGGACGAAAGGTTGTGTATACCGGAGATACCGGCCCGGTTCCCTTGAAGATTGCCGCGGTTGCGCAGGATGCAGACCTCCTGATCCACGATGCCACCTATGATGACTCCGAAACTGTGCGGGCATCAGAATTCTATCATGCCACTGCAGGCCAGGCAGGAGAGGCTGCTGCAGCTGCTGAAGTCCGGATGCTTGCCCTTATACACATAAGCTCGCGGTACATCACCCCGGAAGTGCATATCGAAGACGCGAAAAAAAAATATTTTGGCCCCATCATTGCGCCGCAGGACCTCGACATGATCGAGGTCCCCTTCAGGAAATAA
- a CDS encoding heparan-alpha-glucosaminide N-acetyltransferase: MDRYSEIDAARGIAILMMIIFHTVFDLYFFSIYPVNVSSGFWRYFAFSTASLFLLIAGISLSISHSRAMRLAGDGVPVRIAGKFLRRGAGIFACGVLVTVATWLYLGQGFVIFGILHTIGVSIMLSPLFFRFRSNNIIIGSVVVFIGIAIAYAGIPGPLWLCPFGIHPAAFVSVDYTPLFPWFGLVLIGLGIGESIYPGGRRGFEAPAIPFIFMSPLAVLGRHSLVIYLVHQPAIILLLHFVAGIPLL, from the coding sequence ATGGACCGGTACAGTGAAATCGATGCCGCGAGGGGCATTGCGATCCTCATGATGATCATATTTCACACGGTTTTTGACCTGTATTTTTTCAGTATATACCCGGTGAACGTTTCATCCGGCTTCTGGCGGTACTTTGCGTTTTCCACTGCGTCGCTCTTCCTGCTCATCGCGGGCATTTCACTCTCCATCAGCCATTCCCGGGCAATGCGGCTGGCCGGGGACGGGGTGCCAGTCCGGATCGCGGGTAAATTTCTCAGACGCGGTGCCGGGATCTTTGCCTGCGGGGTCCTCGTCACAGTGGCAACATGGCTTTATCTCGGGCAGGGATTTGTAATCTTTGGTATCCTGCATACGATTGGCGTCTCGATCATGCTCTCCCCCCTGTTCTTCCGGTTCCGTTCCAATAATATCATCATCGGGTCGGTTGTGGTTTTCATCGGGATAGCAATAGCATATGCAGGCATCCCCGGGCCGCTCTGGCTCTGCCCGTTCGGGATTCACCCCGCGGCCTTTGTCTCGGTGGATTACACCCCCCTATTCCCATGGTTTGGGCTTGTCCTTATCGGGCTAGGTATTGGAGAGAGCATATACCCGGGTGGAAGGCGCGGGTTTGAGGCTCCGGCTATTCCTTTTATTTTCATGTCACCGCTGGCAGTCCTCGGGAGGCATTCACTGGTGATCTATCTCGTGCACCAGCCTGCAATCATCCTCCTGCTGCATTTTGTTGCGGGAATCCCGTTGTTGTAG
- a CDS encoding DnaJ domain-containing protein, with the protein MPIITYYHILGVKDTATRGEIAAAYRKKIKQWHPDVCRHPDAEEKMRGVNEAAEVLLDMDRRKEYDISLARELSWLEKAKSWAREERQRSAHTGEPVQDDPLAEHARRQKPYAHTDPWISPGTARFAAGFCAAAFIFLVLAAGIFSAIASLNPPGNTSVPAPGTSQVNPEVAPSGAQLTIEEGDELFAAGDYEGALRMYDAVIARDPGIPDKDVWYNRGMAQNILGRYHDASSSFDHVLALAPSDSLAMGQKGTALLGLGKYEDALDYTDRALSGNSDIAWIWNNRGIALSRLGQQKEARAAFDNAMVVTTARTGY; encoded by the coding sequence ATGCCGATAATCACCTACTACCATATCCTTGGCGTGAAAGATACTGCAACAAGAGGAGAAATCGCTGCAGCCTACCGCAAAAAAATAAAACAATGGCATCCTGATGTCTGCCGGCACCCTGATGCCGAGGAAAAAATGAGGGGGGTCAACGAGGCAGCAGAAGTCCTGCTTGACATGGATCGGCGTAAGGAGTATGACATTTCGCTTGCCAGGGAATTATCCTGGTTAGAGAAAGCAAAGTCATGGGCCCGTGAAGAAAGGCAGAGATCTGCCCATACTGGAGAGCCGGTTCAAGACGATCCTTTGGCTGAACATGCCAGAAGACAAAAGCCTTATGCGCACACTGATCCATGGATATCACCGGGGACTGCCCGGTTTGCAGCGGGATTCTGCGCCGCCGCATTTATTTTCCTTGTACTTGCGGCCGGAATATTTTCTGCCATTGCATCCTTGAACCCGCCAGGGAACACGTCAGTCCCTGCACCCGGCACTTCACAGGTAAACCCGGAGGTTGCCCCTTCAGGTGCTCAATTAACAATCGAAGAGGGCGATGAACTCTTTGCGGCAGGCGATTACGAAGGCGCACTCAGGATGTATGATGCGGTCATCGCACGGGATCCTGGTATTCCTGATAAAGATGTCTGGTACAACCGAGGTATGGCACAGAATATTTTAGGTCGCTATCACGATGCTTCGTCCTCATTTGACCATGTCCTCGCTTTGGCCCCTTCGGATTCGCTGGCGATGGGGCAGAAAGGAACTGCACTTCTTGGGCTGGGTAAGTATGAGGACGCCCTCGATTATACAGACCGGGCACTCTCAGGAAATTCCGATATTGCATGGATCTGGAACAACCGCGGTATCGCCCTGAGCCGGCTGGGACAGCAGAAGGAAGCCCGTGCAGCTTTCGATAATGCAATGGTAGTTACGACGGCAAGAACCGGATATTAA
- the ade gene encoding adenine deaminase, translating into MPSNPARMVDAARGRVPADAVFSNANIFNPFTCTWERGDLAVKDGIVLGTGDYRGTVEHDMKGAYIVPGLIDAHVHIESSLLVPREYARLVAHHGTATVIADPHEIANVAGVPGIGFMLSQREGLPVDIRYMLPSCVPATPMDVGGAVLSASDLARFKDTDGVLGLGEMMNVPGVLAGDAGISEKLAVFSIRDGHAPLLAGKDLNAYILSGLQSDHECTFLAEGDEKLKKGMYLYLREGSIERNIEALASLVTPFTVARCCFATDDCHADLLMEDGHIDRCIRSAIACGMTPELAIRMATLSAAERFGLNDRGALSPGRRADFCVVEDPERFRVRQVFVSGRELADTGASAVTPVPISFRCAVPSVDTIRINGSGTARVIGIIPRQIITEPLRLEYEGRSMPDRDILKVVVCNRYGTGTCGVGLVKGFGFTEGAIASSVAHDAHNLIATGTSDKEILSAIAEVIRMHGGMAAVAGKYYASLPLDCGGLMSSLSYPVVVERLKSLQNVTRRMGGIDDPFMYLSFLSLTVIPAVRITDRGVFDGAEFRDVPLFVD; encoded by the coding sequence ATGCCCTCCAATCCTGCCCGCATGGTTGATGCTGCACGCGGACGTGTGCCTGCAGATGCGGTTTTTAGTAACGCGAATATATTCAACCCGTTTACCTGCACATGGGAGCGGGGTGATCTCGCGGTAAAAGATGGAATCGTCCTTGGAACCGGGGATTACCGCGGCACCGTTGAACATGACATGAAAGGGGCATATATTGTCCCCGGCCTGATCGATGCCCACGTGCACATCGAGAGTTCGCTCCTTGTACCCCGCGAGTATGCCCGTCTTGTCGCACATCATGGCACCGCAACGGTGATCGCCGACCCGCACGAGATTGCCAATGTCGCGGGGGTTCCGGGCATCGGTTTCATGCTCTCCCAGAGGGAGGGATTGCCCGTTGACATCCGGTACATGCTGCCATCCTGTGTGCCGGCGACACCGATGGATGTGGGTGGCGCTGTCCTTTCCGCAAGCGATCTTGCCCGGTTCAAAGACACCGACGGGGTACTGGGACTTGGGGAGATGATGAATGTTCCCGGTGTATTGGCAGGGGATGCAGGAATATCAGAAAAACTTGCGGTCTTTTCGATCCGTGACGGGCATGCCCCACTGCTTGCCGGAAAAGACCTCAACGCGTACATCCTTTCCGGACTGCAGAGCGATCACGAGTGTACTTTTCTGGCCGAAGGTGATGAAAAACTCAAAAAAGGGATGTACCTGTATCTCCGGGAGGGTTCAATTGAGCGCAACATCGAAGCTCTGGCATCCCTCGTGACGCCGTTTACCGTCGCCCGCTGCTGTTTTGCCACCGACGACTGCCACGCAGACCTCCTGATGGAAGACGGCCATATCGACCGCTGCATAAGGAGCGCGATTGCATGCGGAATGACCCCGGAACTCGCAATCCGTATGGCCACACTCTCTGCTGCAGAACGCTTCGGGCTTAACGACCGGGGAGCCCTCTCTCCCGGTCGGCGCGCTGATTTCTGTGTTGTGGAGGATCCGGAGCGGTTCCGTGTACGGCAGGTTTTTGTCTCCGGCAGGGAGCTTGCTGATACCGGAGCATCAGCAGTAACACCAGTGCCAATTTCATTCCGGTGCGCGGTCCCATCCGTTGATACGATACGGATCAATGGCAGTGGGACGGCACGTGTCATCGGGATCATACCCCGTCAGATCATCACCGAACCGCTCCGTCTGGAATATGAAGGGAGATCTATGCCTGACCGCGACATCCTCAAGGTCGTGGTCTGTAACCGGTACGGCACAGGCACATGCGGGGTGGGGCTTGTAAAAGGATTTGGTTTTACAGAGGGGGCTATCGCATCGAGCGTCGCCCACGATGCCCATAACCTGATCGCGACAGGGACAAGCGACAAAGAGATCCTTTCTGCGATCGCAGAAGTGATCCGTATGCATGGTGGGATGGCGGCGGTTGCCGGGAAATATTATGCAAGCCTTCCCCTTGACTGCGGAGGGCTCATGTCATCCCTGTCATACCCCGTGGTTGTGGAGCGGTTAAAATCCCTCCAGAATGTCACCCGGAGGATGGGCGGCATTGACGACCCTTTCATGTACCTCTCGTTTTTATCGCTTACCGTGATCCCGGCGGTCCGCATTACCGACCGGGGCGTTTTTGATGGAGCAGAGTTCCGGGACGTCCCTCTGTTTGTAGACTGA
- a CDS encoding S1 RNA-binding domain-containing protein, with protein MQKDDILVIRLGATCDLADVQEQQIYAGKVQGFANFGMFVQLNERIKGLVHKSNIKMEHKERDSILVKVRQVRPNGNIDLEEVVIQVYQVQNLEKKSTTVRIADLGTKIGRTVAIEGEVAQIKQTSGPTIFTIVDESGTQNVAAFVEAGVRAFPEVELAGIVKVVGEVMKRNNQLQIEADVITSLSGEEEATVRVRIEKALDARSEPRDIPLLVRSDVMERLRPEMKKVAKIIRKAIFTAQPIILRHHADADGICSAVAIEQAVVALIRESGTDFDADYYLFKRAPSKAPFYEIEDITRDLDFSLKDHVRFGQKMPLVVLTDNGSTEEDEPSYKIASVYDIPFVVIDHHHPDASIDKYLLAHVNPYHVGGDFGITAGMLGTEIARLINPDVEPLIRHLPAVAGVGDRSEAAERALFLALVRESYSEDACKNIALALDYEQFWLRFNDGREIVKDILNISGNSARHEKLVSLLVEGANLMIEDQMSACMPHVVPRDLPNGAKLFLIDVEIHAHKFTFPPPGKTSGEVHDRLCRANPGSPVVTIGFGPDFAVLRSRGVLMNIPRMVRELHGEIPGGGISGGGHLVVGSIKFVEGMRDTVLEALINKIGMAQVQKQP; from the coding sequence ATGCAGAAGGACGATATACTCGTCATCAGGCTTGGCGCAACCTGCGACCTAGCCGATGTACAAGAGCAGCAAATATACGCAGGAAAGGTACAGGGATTTGCAAATTTCGGGATGTTTGTCCAGTTAAATGAACGGATCAAGGGGCTCGTCCATAAAAGCAATATTAAGATGGAGCACAAAGAACGGGATTCCATTCTCGTGAAAGTCCGGCAGGTCCGCCCGAATGGCAATATCGACCTGGAGGAAGTCGTGATCCAGGTGTACCAGGTACAGAACCTCGAGAAGAAATCAACGACAGTGCGCATCGCGGACCTCGGGACAAAAATTGGCAGGACGGTCGCCATTGAAGGTGAAGTCGCACAGATCAAACAGACAAGCGGCCCCACGATCTTTACGATTGTTGATGAATCAGGCACCCAGAATGTCGCCGCTTTTGTTGAAGCCGGTGTGCGGGCTTTCCCTGAAGTCGAGCTTGCCGGGATCGTCAAGGTTGTCGGGGAGGTCATGAAGCGAAATAACCAGCTCCAGATCGAGGCAGACGTGATCACCTCCCTGTCAGGGGAGGAGGAGGCAACCGTCAGGGTACGAATCGAAAAAGCGCTCGATGCCCGTTCTGAACCCCGGGATATCCCCCTCCTTGTGAGATCGGATGTGATGGAACGACTGCGCCCAGAAATGAAAAAGGTTGCAAAAATTATCCGGAAGGCAATATTTACAGCGCAGCCGATCATCCTCCGTCACCACGCGGATGCGGATGGGATCTGTTCTGCTGTCGCAATCGAGCAGGCTGTCGTCGCGCTTATCCGGGAGAGCGGTACGGACTTTGATGCAGATTATTACCTTTTCAAGCGGGCCCCCTCAAAAGCCCCGTTCTATGAGATCGAGGACATCACCCGCGACCTGGACTTCTCATTAAAAGACCATGTCAGGTTCGGGCAGAAAATGCCCCTTGTGGTCCTTACGGATAACGGGTCGACTGAAGAGGATGAACCCTCCTACAAGATTGCAAGCGTGTACGATATCCCGTTTGTCGTTATCGACCATCATCACCCGGATGCATCGATTGACAAATACCTGCTCGCCCACGTGAACCCGTATCATGTCGGAGGTGACTTTGGGATCACTGCCGGGATGCTGGGGACGGAGATCGCGCGTCTGATCAACCCGGACGTGGAACCGCTAATCCGCCACCTCCCTGCTGTTGCCGGGGTAGGTGACCGGAGCGAGGCTGCGGAACGTGCCCTCTTCCTTGCACTTGTCCGGGAAAGCTACAGTGAGGATGCCTGCAAGAACATCGCGCTTGCCCTTGACTATGAACAGTTCTGGCTCCGGTTCAACGATGGCAGGGAGATCGTAAAAGACATCCTCAACATCAGCGGAAATTCTGCAAGGCATGAAAAACTCGTCTCTTTACTTGTTGAAGGAGCAAACCTGATGATTGAGGACCAGATGAGTGCGTGCATGCCGCATGTCGTCCCCCGTGACCTTCCCAACGGTGCAAAACTTTTCCTCATCGATGTCGAGATCCATGCCCATAAGTTCACCTTCCCTCCCCCGGGAAAGACCAGCGGGGAGGTGCATGACCGGCTCTGCAGGGCAAACCCGGGATCGCCTGTTGTCACAATCGGTTTTGGCCCGGACTTTGCGGTGCTGAGGTCACGGGGGGTGCTCATGAACATCCCGCGGATGGTCCGCGAGCTCCATGGCGAAATCCCCGGCGGTGGCATCAGTGGCGGCGGGCACCTTGTTGTCGGCAGCATCAAATTTGTGGAAGGCATGCGCGATACAGTGCTCGAAGCGCTGATCAACAAGATTGGCATGGCGCAGGTTCAAAAACAACCTTAA